In Halobaculum limi, one DNA window encodes the following:
- a CDS encoding pre-peptidase C-terminal domain-containing protein, which translates to MADGEVHVYQIDLDAGDTLNVTLLFENAAGNLDLVVGRNTDSDAYLEQQREYSRSDTDNESVALTARANDTFTIRVSGRTETTNNSYTLDVNRVTPDETDRKEPNWNPASASTVTEGRYNLNITTGDTDWHKIDLDAGDTLTVITRFSNAAGNLDLSIHRDTDGDGYYERLEDSHSNTDNEQVAFTARANASYYINIKGRDQYSTRAAYTLVLDRVTPNETAATEPNWNPESAAHITEGTYADREITRGDTDWYAINLSAGDTVNISAIFSDEIGNLDLEVRRDRDSDTYYEYIEGTSSNSDNEQVAFTARANDTYYIHIEGRNQYTTAATYDLIVNRTTPDETDSDEPNWNAQSAAPITEGQYEREFLTGDTDWYALSLNAGDTVNISALFNNSQGNLDLTVRANTDDDQYLEYVEGASTNSDNEQVAFTARQNTTYYIHIDGREQYSTSADYTLAIDRVTPNETDATEPNWNTKSATPLSEGRYNLEFTQGDDDWYAVDLNAGDTLNLSVLFEQSDGNLDLSVRSDTDGDGYLEYVEDSSTNSDNEQVAFTALHSGTYYVHIDGRDQYTTAAPYTLVVDRVTPDENDPAEPTFSRASAAPLPASGTTFNLTRGDVDWYVIGVRAGEELTISAGFDHSVGDLEMDVYSNTDQDGDLDYVDSAQTNTDDESLSLGVSETGFYYVRVYGDDDDTTATPYTLTTSSTGSEPPVNLSVTREELPNGRLNISVVVTNTRASSADQVTVDLAQIGGDWTIESRSSEGGQWSSDFSWQWASLAGGESKRASIIIDKRTDQRPSPRVATVTVSNSSANTDAEVVSLWRENTTTTGDELTVEFDWEPTSPTTADSITFTGNASTTANASDISYAWDLDSDGLAEATGTSATRSFPLAGEFPVTLMVRDGNGNTNRTTKFVSVSPAGNLDEEPNDLQEDSTNVIEGRYNREITSGDVDWYAINLSAGTTVNISTLFDTDTGDLSLVVGRNTDNDEYLEERYRSYTDTDNEQLAFTATANATYYIRVEGERDTSTAPYTLSIDRVTPAETDASEPNWDPESATKLTEGRYDRELTVGDTDWYAINLSAGDTLTAIARFSNSAGNLDLTVRRDTDGDQYYEYIEGASSNSDNERVAFTATQNGTYYVHIDGRNRDTTSALYTLVLNRVTPDENDASEPTWDSDSAAEVTEGRYNRTITAGDVDWYAVDLNAGDTVNISVLFDNNVGNLDFVVRSNHDNDDYLEYIEGASSNSDNEQVAFTARHNGTYYINIEGRHQYTTQAPYTLAIDRVTPNETDATEPQWDLDSATTVTEGRYDLEFTQGDTDWYAIRLDAGDTVDIRALFEDSEGNLDLTVRHNRDDDDYVEYLEDSTTNTDNEQLAFTAKQSGVYYIHVDGRNQYTTETPYTLDIDRVTPSENDASEPTYNRDSAAVITDGTISRNLTRGDVDYYVVGLAANEQLSLDVLFDNSRGNLNVELRGNTDDDEYVEYIDRASSNSDNESLSYRAERAGVYYIKVTGRDDDTTAAPYRLRLNTSDETPPVDVEATTKQLDSGNLNLTITVTNTQSSATSDVTVDGSQIGGNWQIESHSSEGGQWSSDISWQWDSLAAGETRQATVILSPRSQALSTPRFAVISAQNSSATTDVEAASLWVGNRSDLTSLEATFDWQPQPPAPGESLTLNATVTSSSASVTAYRWDVDSDGYIEATGKTASTSFPMQGMFPVELAVENADNQTARVTKFVTVGDANRDAVASNEQQSDATPLLEGRYRGSITADDTDWYAVNLAAGQTVNISTRFSNQEGNLDLVVGRSTDDDAYLEERYSSSSSTDDEQLAFTAQANATYYIKVVGRDASTNASYTLSIDRVTAAETDASEPNWDPASAAQITEGRYDRELTTGDTDWYAIDLNAGDTLAVITRFSNDAGNLDLTVRTNRDDDDYLEYVEGASSNSDNEQVAFTARHNGTYYIHIDGRDRDTTNAPYTLIADRVTPDETDAGEPTWNAGSAAPITEGSGTYEITRGDTDWYEISLNAGDTVNITAFFDNSAGNLDMEVRANTDDDDYLEYIRGSNSNSDNEQLAFTARHNTSYYIHIDGRNQYTTAARYTLDVDRVEPDETDGSEPQWDRESAATITEGRYDFEFPAGDTDWYAISLNAGDSVNITALFNNSQGNLDIEVRHDDDDDRYLEYVESSSTESDNEQLAFTARQDGVYYIHVDGRDQDRTATNYTLDVDRLTPSENDPSEPTYGTSSADPVEPGAYNRTLVHGDVDWYVIGLSEGEQLNTSILFDDSVGNLDLEVRADDDDDGYIEYIDASDSYTDDEQLTITADTTGVYYIKVDGRDDDTTAAPYQLRVDRSGGPAPLDLDIESRKLPNGSVDISVVVTNTKSTTATDVIVDGAQIGGNWRVVNNSSEGGVWGADITWQWESIASGESKRATLVLAPRDSARRTPRFATFEARNSTARLDTAVTSLWLINRSQRAFNADAEFTITPDTPVAGEQVQFDASPSTGNSTIVAYRWDLDNDGAVDATGPTAARTFTSGGDYLVTVSIETERGATDQITKRLTVAANESDSDNGTSAPPALPGFAAPTDPDGDGYYEDVNGDGRFTIADIQTLFTNLNSSAVAETPSGYDFNDDGTIDIVDVQRLYVELVPPEDSK; encoded by the coding sequence TTGGCTGACGGTGAGGTTCACGTCTACCAGATCGACCTCGATGCGGGTGACACGCTCAATGTTACGCTGTTGTTCGAAAATGCAGCTGGCAATCTCGACTTGGTTGTCGGTCGAAACACTGACTCCGACGCGTATCTCGAACAGCAACGCGAATACTCCCGGAGCGACACCGACAACGAGAGTGTCGCACTTACTGCTCGGGCCAACGATACATTCACCATCCGCGTGTCTGGGCGCACCGAAACAACGAACAATTCCTACACACTCGACGTCAACCGAGTTACTCCAGACGAGACGGACCGGAAAGAGCCGAACTGGAATCCCGCCTCTGCATCAACCGTCACTGAAGGTCGATATAACCTGAATATCACGACCGGAGACACAGATTGGCACAAGATCGACCTCGATGCGGGGGACACACTGACGGTCATTACTCGCTTCAGCAACGCAGCCGGCAACCTTGACTTGTCGATTCACCGTGATACTGACGGTGATGGATATTACGAGCGGCTCGAAGACTCCCACTCGAATACTGATAACGAGCAGGTGGCGTTCACCGCGCGGGCAAACGCGTCGTACTATATCAACATCAAAGGCCGCGACCAGTACTCCACTCGTGCTGCATACACACTCGTTCTTGACCGCGTAACGCCGAATGAAACGGCTGCGACAGAGCCCAACTGGAACCCCGAATCGGCTGCTCACATTACAGAGGGAACGTATGCCGACCGTGAGATCACACGGGGAGACACTGACTGGTATGCGATCAACCTCAGTGCCGGTGATACGGTAAACATCAGCGCGATTTTCAGCGACGAAATCGGAAATCTCGATTTGGAAGTCCGCCGTGATCGCGACTCTGACACCTACTACGAATACATCGAAGGCACCTCCAGCAACAGCGATAACGAGCAGGTTGCGTTTACCGCTCGGGCGAACGATACCTACTACATCCACATTGAGGGGCGCAACCAGTACACCACCGCAGCAACATACGACCTCATCGTCAATCGGACGACGCCTGATGAGACTGACAGTGACGAGCCAAATTGGAACGCACAGTCGGCTGCACCCATTACGGAAGGACAGTACGAACGTGAGTTCCTCACTGGTGACACAGACTGGTATGCGCTCAGCCTGAATGCCGGTGATACGGTCAACATCAGTGCGCTATTCAACAACAGCCAGGGCAATCTCGATCTGACTGTCCGTGCCAACACTGACGACGATCAATATCTCGAGTATGTCGAAGGCGCTTCAACCAACTCCGACAACGAACAGGTGGCGTTCACCGCGCGGCAAAACACGACATACTACATCCATATTGATGGCCGGGAGCAGTACTCCACGAGTGCGGACTACACGCTTGCGATTGACCGCGTCACGCCAAACGAAACCGATGCGACCGAGCCGAACTGGAACACCAAATCGGCAACGCCGCTCTCGGAAGGCAGGTACAATCTGGAGTTCACACAGGGAGACGATGACTGGTATGCGGTCGACTTGAACGCAGGTGATACGCTCAATCTCTCCGTCTTATTTGAGCAAAGCGACGGAAATCTCGACCTGTCCGTGCGCTCAGATACGGATGGTGATGGGTATCTCGAGTATGTCGAAGACTCAAGTACCAATTCGGACAATGAACAGGTCGCCTTCACGGCACTGCATTCGGGGACGTATTATGTCCATATCGACGGCAGAGACCAATACACAACTGCTGCGCCATACACGCTTGTCGTCGACCGCGTCACCCCGGATGAAAACGACCCCGCAGAGCCCACATTCAGTCGAGCGAGCGCTGCGCCACTTCCCGCGAGCGGGACAACGTTCAATCTGACACGTGGTGACGTCGACTGGTACGTAATTGGCGTCCGCGCTGGGGAGGAGCTCACCATCTCTGCTGGTTTCGACCATAGCGTGGGCGACTTGGAAATGGACGTGTACAGCAACACTGACCAGGATGGCGACCTCGACTACGTCGACTCCGCCCAGACAAACACCGATGACGAGTCACTCAGTCTCGGTGTCTCTGAAACTGGCTTCTATTACGTTCGAGTGTATGGCGATGATGACGACACGACAGCTACGCCATACACGCTGACCACTTCTTCGACAGGGAGTGAGCCCCCTGTGAACCTCTCGGTTACACGTGAGGAACTACCCAACGGGAGGCTCAATATCTCGGTTGTTGTGACAAATACGCGAGCGAGCAGCGCAGATCAGGTCACGGTTGATCTCGCACAGATCGGTGGTGACTGGACCATTGAAAGCAGGAGTTCTGAGGGTGGCCAGTGGTCATCAGATTTCTCCTGGCAGTGGGCATCGCTGGCGGGTGGTGAATCGAAGCGAGCGTCGATCATTATCGACAAGCGGACCGATCAGCGCCCGAGCCCGCGGGTCGCGACTGTGACTGTCTCGAATAGTTCCGCGAATACTGACGCTGAGGTTGTCTCACTGTGGCGAGAAAATACGACGACGACCGGTGACGAACTTACGGTTGAGTTCGACTGGGAGCCGACGAGCCCGACAACTGCAGACAGCATTACGTTCACCGGCAATGCCTCAACCACAGCCAATGCATCAGACATTAGCTATGCTTGGGATCTCGATAGTGACGGTCTCGCTGAGGCGACAGGCACCTCTGCAACCCGCTCATTCCCGCTGGCCGGGGAGTTCCCAGTTACGTTGATGGTTCGCGACGGGAATGGGAATACCAATCGGACGACGAAATTCGTCTCCGTGTCGCCAGCTGGAAACCTCGATGAAGAGCCGAACGATCTGCAAGAAGACTCGACGAACGTCATCGAAGGCCGTTACAATCGGGAGATTACGAGCGGCGATGTCGATTGGTATGCGATCAATCTGTCTGCTGGAACAACAGTCAATATCTCGACGTTGTTCGACACTGATACTGGCGACCTCAGCCTCGTCGTTGGGCGAAATACAGACAATGATGAGTATCTCGAAGAGCGATACCGCTCGTACACAGACACAGATAATGAGCAATTGGCGTTTACTGCCACAGCGAACGCGACTTATTACATCCGCGTCGAAGGCGAGCGAGATACGTCAACTGCGCCATACACGCTCTCGATTGATCGGGTAACCCCCGCGGAGACCGATGCCTCCGAGCCAAACTGGGATCCGGAATCTGCAACGAAACTGACCGAGGGGCGATATGACCGAGAGCTGACCGTTGGAGACACCGATTGGTATGCAATCAACCTCAGCGCTGGTGACACGCTCACAGCCATTGCCCGATTCAGTAATAGTGCTGGGAATCTCGATTTGACCGTTCGACGCGACACCGATGGCGACCAATATTACGAGTACATCGAGGGTGCCTCCAGCAACTCCGACAACGAGCGCGTCGCGTTCACGGCCACGCAAAATGGCACCTATTACGTTCATATCGACGGCAGAAATCGTGACACAACAAGCGCTCTCTACACACTGGTGCTGAATCGCGTCACGCCTGATGAAAACGACGCTTCAGAGCCCACGTGGGATAGCGACTCTGCTGCAGAGGTTACTGAAGGGCGGTACAACCGTACCATTACTGCTGGGGACGTCGACTGGTATGCGGTCGACCTCAATGCCGGTGATACAGTCAACATCTCCGTCCTGTTCGACAATAACGTCGGCAACCTCGATTTCGTTGTTCGGAGTAATCACGATAACGACGACTATCTCGAATACATTGAGGGAGCCTCCAGTAATTCCGACAACGAACAGGTCGCATTCACGGCTCGCCACAACGGCACCTACTACATCAATATCGAGGGCCGTCACCAGTACACAACCCAAGCGCCCTACACGCTGGCAATTGACCGCGTTACACCTAACGAAACAGACGCAACCGAGCCACAGTGGGATCTTGACTCGGCCACCACAGTGACCGAGGGTCGATACGATCTTGAGTTCACCCAGGGTGACACGGACTGGTATGCCATCAGGCTCGACGCTGGTGACACGGTAGATATCCGTGCGCTGTTTGAAGATAGCGAAGGGAACCTAGACCTCACAGTTCGACACAACAGAGATGACGACGACTACGTCGAATATCTCGAAGACTCCACAACCAACACAGATAACGAGCAGCTCGCATTCACAGCGAAGCAGTCTGGTGTCTACTACATCCACGTCGATGGGAGAAACCAGTACACGACTGAGACACCATACACGCTCGATATTGACCGGGTGACGCCAAGCGAGAATGACGCCTCTGAGCCCACCTATAACAGGGATTCTGCAGCAGTCATCACGGATGGGACGATCAGTCGGAACCTCACCCGTGGAGACGTTGATTACTACGTGGTCGGGCTCGCTGCGAATGAGCAGCTCTCACTGGATGTGCTCTTCGACAACAGCAGAGGAAATCTGAACGTCGAGCTGCGAGGGAACACAGACGACGACGAGTACGTCGAGTATATCGACCGCGCATCGAGCAACTCCGATAATGAGAGTCTCAGCTACCGCGCAGAGCGCGCTGGCGTTTACTACATCAAAGTCACTGGCCGTGATGATGACACGACAGCCGCACCGTATCGCCTCCGGCTCAACACGAGCGATGAAACCCCACCTGTCGACGTTGAAGCAACGACCAAACAACTCGATTCCGGGAACCTCAACCTGACAATCACCGTCACGAACACGCAGTCGAGTGCAACGAGCGATGTCACGGTCGATGGGTCCCAGATAGGTGGCAACTGGCAAATTGAGTCACACAGTTCAGAAGGCGGTCAGTGGAGTTCTGATATCTCCTGGCAGTGGGACTCACTTGCAGCCGGTGAGACACGGCAGGCAACCGTTATTCTGAGCCCCCGCAGCCAGGCGTTGAGTACGCCCCGGTTTGCGGTGATCAGTGCCCAAAATAGCAGTGCAACGACTGATGTGGAAGCTGCCTCACTGTGGGTTGGCAATCGGAGTGATCTGACCTCACTGGAGGCTACCTTCGACTGGCAGCCACAACCCCCAGCGCCTGGCGAGTCACTCACGCTGAACGCGACTGTCACAAGTTCCAGTGCGTCAGTGACCGCATACCGCTGGGATGTCGACAGTGATGGGTACATTGAGGCCACAGGAAAGACTGCATCCACATCGTTCCCGATGCAGGGAATGTTCCCAGTTGAATTAGCGGTCGAGAATGCGGATAACCAGACCGCCCGTGTGACAAAGTTCGTCACTGTTGGCGATGCAAATCGTGATGCGGTCGCTTCGAATGAGCAACAATCCGACGCGACGCCACTTCTCGAAGGCCGCTATCGTGGCTCGATTACGGCTGATGACACCGACTGGTACGCGGTCAACCTTGCTGCTGGCCAGACGGTGAACATCTCTACTCGCTTCTCGAATCAGGAGGGCAATCTCGATCTCGTTGTTGGTCGGTCCACTGATGACGATGCGTATCTCGAAGAGCGGTACTCCTCTTCGAGTTCCACTGATGATGAGCAACTCGCGTTTACCGCCCAGGCGAACGCGACCTACTACATCAAAGTCGTGGGCAGAGATGCCTCGACAAACGCCTCGTACACGCTCTCGATTGATCGAGTCACCGCTGCGGAGACTGATGCATCTGAGCCCAACTGGGACCCCGCATCTGCAGCCCAAATCACAGAAGGGCGCTATGACCGTGAGCTCACGACCGGCGATACTGACTGGTATGCGATTGACCTCAATGCCGGTGACACGCTCGCCGTCATCACGCGGTTCAGCAACGATGCAGGCAATCTTGATCTCACTGTCCGGACTAATCGCGATGACGACGACTACCTCGAGTACGTTGAAGGCGCCTCGAGTAACTCTGATAACGAGCAGGTCGCATTCACTGCTCGCCACAACGGCACCTACTATATCCATATCGACGGCCGCGATCGCGACACGACGAACGCGCCGTACACGCTCATTGCCGACCGCGTCACGCCTGATGAAACAGACGCTGGTGAGCCGACGTGGAACGCAGGATCGGCCGCGCCGATTACTGAAGGCAGCGGGACGTATGAGATAACGCGCGGTGACACCGACTGGTACGAAATCTCGCTCAATGCCGGTGATACGGTCAACATCACTGCGTTCTTCGACAACAGTGCTGGAAATCTCGATATGGAGGTGCGTGCGAATACTGATGATGACGACTACCTTGAGTACATCCGCGGTTCGAATTCAAACTCGGATAACGAGCAACTCGCATTCACAGCTCGTCACAACACCTCCTACTACATCCATATCGATGGGCGGAATCAGTACACGACAGCCGCCCGGTACACACTCGATGTTGATCGTGTCGAGCCGGATGAGACGGATGGCTCTGAGCCACAGTGGGACCGTGAGTCGGCAGCCACGATCACAGAGGGCAGATACGACTTCGAGTTCCCTGCAGGCGACACAGACTGGTATGCGATTTCGTTGAATGCCGGCGACTCAGTCAACATCACGGCACTGTTCAACAACAGCCAGGGCAATTTGGATATCGAGGTTCGCCACGACGATGATGACGATCGCTATCTCGAATACGTAGAGAGCTCGTCGACGGAGTCCGACAACGAGCAACTCGCGTTCACGGCGCGGCAAGATGGCGTCTACTACATCCACGTCGATGGCCGGGACCAAGACCGGACGGCAACGAACTACACTCTCGACGTTGACCGCCTCACGCCATCGGAGAACGACCCCTCCGAGCCGACATACGGCACGAGCTCTGCCGACCCGGTTGAGCCAGGGGCTTACAATCGGACACTCGTTCACGGCGACGTTGACTGGTACGTGATTGGCCTGTCTGAGGGAGAACAACTCAACACCTCCATCCTATTCGATGATAGTGTTGGGAATCTCGACCTTGAGGTCCGTGCTGACGACGATGATGACGGATACATCGAGTACATTGACGCCTCAGACAGCTACACCGATGATGAGCAGCTGACGATCACTGCTGACACCACTGGGGTCTACTACATCAAGGTTGACGGCCGAGATGACGACACAACCGCTGCGCCGTATCAACTCCGTGTGGACCGCAGTGGTGGGCCAGCCCCGCTTGATCTTGATATCGAGAGCCGAAAATTACCCAATGGCTCTGTGGATATCTCTGTCGTCGTCACGAACACGAAGTCCACGACCGCCACCGACGTCATTGTTGATGGCGCACAAATCGGTGGGAATTGGCGTGTCGTCAATAACAGTTCCGAGGGTGGTGTCTGGGGCGCAGACATCACGTGGCAATGGGAATCGATTGCAAGCGGAGAGTCGAAACGGGCAACGCTCGTGCTCGCGCCTCGAGACAGTGCGCGACGGACGCCTCGATTCGCCACCTTCGAGGCACGCAATTCGACAGCCCGCCTTGACACAGCGGTGACCTCGTTGTGGCTCATTAACCGCTCACAGAGAGCGTTCAATGCCGATGCGGAGTTCACCATCACGCCAGACACGCCCGTTGCCGGTGAACAGGTGCAGTTCGATGCAAGTCCATCGACTGGTAACTCGACAATCGTCGCGTACAGATGGGACCTTGACAACGACGGTGCCGTCGATGCGACAGGGCCGACAGCTGCTCGCACATTCACCAGCGGCGGGGATTACTTGGTCACAGTCTCAATCGAGACGGAGCGGGGAGCTACAGATCAAATTACAAAACGCCTCACCGTCGCTGCAAACGAATCTGACTCCGATAACGGAACGTCGGCTCCGCCTGCACTCCCCGGGTTTGCGGCGCCAACTGACCCGGATGGTGATGGCTATTACGAAGACGTCAATGGTGATGGCAGGTTCACCATTGCCGACATTCAAACGCTGTTCACCAATCTGAACAGCTCAGCGGTTGCTGAGACACCTTCGGGCTATGACTTCAATGATGACGGCACGATCGATATCGTGGACGTCCAACGGCTCTACGTTGAGCTAGTCCCACCTGAAGACTCAAAGTAA
- a CDS encoding CARDB domain-containing protein: protein MLITVSVENTGDTSGTKDIRITASGSQVATRSVTVDAGSTKTIDTTVSFGTARSYLIRANGVRLGTVEVTEGSTAPGTDVIETSSGATINIGEARIGQQVTVGTGQAVTQGSTGLTGLEMDLGDSTGGFRVEVTPPQASPPAGRPAVDEARDGARGLFYFEATPLGSEVPVFNGVTYKFSVATPDLPDGVTPEQVVLLRYNTDEERWAERPTTYLGNEEYEAQSPGFSSYAIGVRVLEPTFSIQETGITTREPAVGEETTVEATIANTGDASGTFTANLTVNGAVLDEQSVELSPGESQTVEFTVSFDETGAYDVAVSGQAAAVIEVVEAQAPSERESVTEESETQVAVSTETPLHLVERTIVGVGIFGVVLGAIYFRSRREDDLDDTSGDAVTGTADTDSRLDAVDDLVSDAEAARANGNFDTAVETYDEVLEEYTAIRETLPADDDQSDEVETAVTAAQTARSEVATLATTKEDVEETLAAAERQFLEGIIAHVQGESVLAKTRYRSARSRFEESTDLLSNVDATEVLETVSVTPETQASLSQLPESLESHPDISAKLLETLAETDVTTPADLADSDLDLEEQFTAVEADDDELLATLTALSWWHEPDEEKEWTLEEIERRIDQAGQGRRACL from the coding sequence GTGCTGATCACAGTCAGTGTCGAGAATACTGGTGATACCTCAGGGACCAAGGACATCCGCATCACCGCGAGTGGCTCGCAGGTTGCGACGCGGAGCGTCACTGTCGATGCTGGCTCGACCAAAACTATTGACACGACAGTGAGCTTCGGGACTGCCCGCTCATATCTAATTCGAGCGAATGGTGTCCGACTCGGGACTGTCGAGGTGACTGAGGGAAGTACCGCACCAGGGACAGACGTCATCGAAACATCTTCTGGCGCGACGATCAACATTGGTGAAGCCCGAATTGGACAGCAAGTGACCGTGGGCACTGGCCAAGCAGTTACGCAGGGCAGCACTGGGCTCACAGGGCTTGAGATGGATTTAGGTGACAGTACTGGTGGCTTTCGCGTCGAGGTGACGCCACCGCAGGCGAGCCCGCCCGCAGGTCGCCCAGCAGTTGATGAAGCCCGTGACGGCGCTCGCGGGCTGTTCTACTTCGAAGCGACTCCTCTGGGAAGTGAGGTCCCCGTATTCAACGGTGTGACGTACAAATTCTCCGTTGCGACACCGGACTTGCCAGACGGCGTCACGCCCGAGCAGGTCGTTCTCTTACGATATAACACAGATGAGGAGCGCTGGGCCGAGCGACCCACAACGTACCTCGGTAACGAGGAGTACGAAGCGCAATCACCAGGGTTTTCATCATATGCAATCGGCGTTAGGGTTCTGGAGCCGACATTTTCGATCCAAGAGACAGGTATTACTACGCGTGAACCCGCGGTTGGTGAAGAGACAACTGTAGAAGCGACCATCGCCAACACCGGTGACGCGAGTGGGACGTTCACCGCAAACCTGACTGTCAACGGTGCGGTTCTGGATGAACAGTCGGTCGAACTCAGTCCCGGCGAATCACAGACGGTCGAGTTCACTGTGAGCTTCGATGAGACAGGAGCGTACGACGTCGCCGTCAGCGGCCAGGCAGCCGCTGTCATTGAGGTAGTCGAAGCTCAAGCCCCATCAGAACGCGAATCAGTTACTGAGGAATCAGAAACACAGGTAGCGGTATCTACTGAGACTCCCCTGCACCTTGTTGAACGGACTATCGTAGGCGTTGGAATCTTTGGAGTTGTCTTGGGTGCGATCTACTTCCGCAGCCGCCGCGAGGATGATCTTGACGATACGTCTGGTGATGCAGTGACAGGAACTGCTGATACAGATAGCCGCCTCGACGCCGTCGACGATCTCGTGAGCGATGCTGAGGCTGCCCGCGCGAACGGGAACTTCGATACCGCTGTGGAAACCTACGATGAAGTATTGGAGGAGTATACCGCGATCCGTGAGACGCTCCCAGCCGATGATGACCAGAGTGACGAGGTCGAAACGGCAGTCACGGCTGCGCAAACCGCCCGGAGTGAGGTTGCGACATTGGCGACGACGAAAGAAGACGTCGAGGAGACGCTTGCAGCTGCCGAACGGCAGTTCCTCGAGGGAATCATTGCCCACGTGCAAGGAGAGTCGGTGCTCGCGAAAACACGCTATCGGAGTGCCCGGAGTCGCTTCGAAGAGAGCACTGATCTGCTCTCGAATGTTGATGCAACTGAGGTGCTTGAGACTGTCTCAGTGACGCCAGAGACGCAGGCGAGCCTCTCACAACTCCCGGAGTCGCTTGAGTCGCATCCAGATATCTCAGCTAAGTTGTTGGAGACACTCGCGGAGACCGATGTGACCACACCCGCAGACCTTGCTGATAGCGACCTTGACTTGGAAGAACAGTTCACAGCTGTGGAAGCTGACGACGACGAGCTGCTTGCTACACTGACCGCACTCTCGTGGTGGCACGAACCAGACGAGGAGAAAGAATGGACGCTCGAAGAGATTGAGCGGCGAATCGACCAAGCTGGTCAAGGGCGGCGCGCGTGCTTGTGA